The DNA region TGCGGCCCTCTGGAAGGCTGTAGGCCGATGTCACGCAGTTTGTGATGGCGAGCGCTTTGCACAGTGGGCATCCGTCGGGGCTCACTGGCAGCGAAAGGGCGATCATGAATCTGGCAGCGGCAGAAGGCGGTCACGGCGGCTCGAGGGGAAGCGACTCGCATGGCGACTCGGCTCGCCGGCACCTTGGCATCGTCGGCTCGAGCCGAGCATTGACTGAAGTCCTGACGCTAGTGCGGACGGTCGCGCCGACCGACGCGACGGTGCTGATCGAGGGCGAAACCGGAACCGGCAAGGAACTGGTCGCCCGGGCGATTCACGAGCTCAGCGCGCGGGGGGCGCACGCTTTCGTGAAGATGAACTGCGCGGCCATACCGTCGGGGCTGCTCGAGAGCGAGTTGTTCGGTCACGAACGCGGTGCCTTCACGGGCGCCGTGAACGCCAGGGCGGGCCGGTTCGAGATCGCCACCCGCGGCAGCGTCTTCCTGGACGAGATCGGTGAGATGCCGATGGAGCTGCAGCCCAAACTGTTGCGGGTCCTGCAGGAACACGAGTTCGAGCGCCTCGGAAGTACACGAACCGTTCGGAGTGATGCCAGGATCGTCGCCGCGACCAATCGGGACCTCGCCAGCCTCGTTGCTGCCGGACAGTTCCGCGCTGATCTCTTCTACCGCTTCAATGTCTTTCCCATTCGCGTGCCGGCCCTGCGCGAGCGGCGTGCCGACATCCCCCTCCTGGTGCGCCACTTCGTCGAACGGTTCGCTGGCCGCCTCGGCCGGAGCATCAGCGTCATCCCGGACGGAACGATGGACGCGCTGGTCGGACATGAGTGGCCGGGCAACATCCGCGAACTGCAGAACGTGATCGAGCGGGCCGTCATCCTCACCACCGGTGCCGTGTTGCAGTTGCCGCCGCAGACGTTCCGGCCCGTCGGTCATGGGGCACACGCGCCCCAGCCCCGGACCATGGAGGACATGGAGCGCGCGCACATCCTGACGACGCTGGCGGCGACCAACGGCGTCGTGGCCGGCCCCCGAGGGGCGGCGTCGGTGCTCGGGATGAACCGATCGACCTTGCTGTTTCGTATGAGGCGCCTCGGGATCACGCGGCCCCCCTCGTCGTGGCAGCTCGGCCAGTGACGCGGCCAGCGTCACACGTCGCCGTCACGCCTTCAGACGCCGGCGCCCAGCGCCGATGGCGCACCCCTGACGCGGAGTGACGGCCGCCGGTCGCCTGCACGGGCGCGGCCGGGGTCGTCAGTGTCAGCGGACTGGCGCGTGATGGCCGGTTCACACCGCGCGTCGTCGAGCGAGGCCCCGCCAATCACTCAAGTCCTCTCGAGGCAACACGTTGGGGCGGACGTCGCCGCACGCGACCAACGGCATCAGCCGTGCTCCCGCCAGACACGCATGCCGACGCGGCAGCCAGCCGCTGGCGGTAGTGCGGGTGTGACGCGCGCAGCGCAGGCCGGCCACGGTGTCGCACGGAGGATCCGCCGCCGCGGGGGGCCTCACGTGCAGCCGTGGGCGATGTCGGGGCTATAGCGCGAGCGCTACAGGAGGCGCGACATGC from Luteitalea sp. TBR-22 includes:
- a CDS encoding sigma-54-dependent Fis family transcriptional regulator — its product is MASALHSGHPSGLTGSERAIMNLAAAEGGHGGSRGSDSHGDSARRHLGIVGSSRALTEVLTLVRTVAPTDATVLIEGETGTGKELVARAIHELSARGAHAFVKMNCAAIPSGLLESELFGHERGAFTGAVNARAGRFEIATRGSVFLDEIGEMPMELQPKLLRVLQEHEFERLGSTRTVRSDARIVAATNRDLASLVAAGQFRADLFYRFNVFPIRVPALRERRADIPLLVRHFVERFAGRLGRSISVIPDGTMDALVGHEWPGNIRELQNVIERAVILTTGAVLQLPPQTFRPVGHGAHAPQPRTMEDMERAHILTTLAATNGVVAGPRGAASVLGMNRSTLLFRMRRLGITRPPSSWQLGQ